From the Pseudoalteromonas tunicata genome, one window contains:
- the bcp gene encoding thioredoxin-dependent thiol peroxidase, whose protein sequence is MNTLTAGQTAPSFTLLDQQGNSVALAELLKQHQVLVYFYPKASTPGCTIQAEGLRDHKADFDAHNTVIVGISPDPVKRLTNFTDKKELNFTLLSDEDHAVADAFGVWGYKKFMGKEYDGIHRLSFLVGQDGTIKHVFDKFKTKDHHQVVLAVLSQQ, encoded by the coding sequence ATGAATACATTAACAGCAGGCCAAACAGCCCCTTCTTTTACTTTATTAGATCAACAAGGCAACTCGGTTGCATTGGCTGAGCTATTAAAACAGCATCAAGTATTAGTTTATTTTTATCCAAAAGCCTCAACTCCTGGCTGTACTATTCAAGCTGAAGGCTTACGTGATCATAAAGCGGATTTTGATGCCCACAATACTGTAATTGTTGGAATCAGCCCCGACCCAGTAAAACGCCTAACCAATTTCACCGATAAAAAAGAGCTTAATTTTACTTTATTATCTGATGAAGACCATGCTGTTGCCGATGCATTTGGTGTATGGGGCTATAAAAAATTTATGGGTAAAGAATACGACGGCATTCACCGTTTAAGCTTCTTAGTAGGCCAAGATGGCACGATTAAGCATGTGTTTGATAAGTTTAAAACTAAAGACCATCATCAAGTGGTATTAGCAGTATTGAGCCAACAATAA
- a CDS encoding glycine cleavage system protein R, giving the protein MSGFSNQQLVVTAIGEDRPGIVGALTQLVSDCNCNIIDSRIAILGNEFSFIMLLAGDMSAISRIEHTLPTKSVELGLLTMMKRTSSHQSSEYSAGYTIEYSGVDAPGTLSRVTKLLAQYHLSISSLKSDTFDCEGALHMRSELEINLPFDVEFDEFKLKFENLCNEFQLEHILRRIR; this is encoded by the coding sequence ATGTCTGGATTTTCCAATCAACAACTGGTTGTGACTGCCATCGGCGAAGATCGCCCAGGTATTGTTGGTGCATTAACGCAATTAGTTAGCGACTGTAATTGCAATATCATCGATAGCCGCATTGCCATATTAGGTAACGAATTTTCCTTTATCATGTTACTTGCTGGCGATATGTCTGCCATTAGCCGAATTGAACATACCTTACCAACTAAAAGCGTTGAGCTGGGTTTGCTAACAATGATGAAACGCACATCAAGTCATCAAAGTAGTGAATACAGCGCAGGTTATACCATTGAATATTCAGGTGTAGATGCGCCCGGTACGTTAAGTCGTGTAACTAAATTATTAGCGCAATATCATCTTAGTATCAGTTCACTAAAATCGGATACCTTCGATTGTGAGGGGGCATTGCATATGCGCTCTGAACTTGAGATTAATTTACCTTTTGATGTTGAGTTTGACGAATTTAAACTTAAATTCGAAAACTTGTGTAATGAGTTTCAACTTGAACACATTTTAAGACGCATCCGCTGA
- the bamC gene encoding outer membrane protein assembly factor BamC, which translates to MQYWIRNTLVLSVIAGLSGCSVFTNDAHHEKNYRVSEPLKVPANLTKPYQDPEYAMEPKQYQKVSARDSLKPPAQALNIASGSWVEEGDKIARIFFDKPDGVIDLKAFLWQSLQDLITEYQAAPTASNEAAGTLETDWYALTKPEDVWFWQTQDEVSKQRFAFNIEQKEHQRTASMTVTLLDYQSKNEPLTGVLKQQLEVAALNSFVTQYDFNYRQFAIKQQQERGLISLNMGFDNKGNASLVTEQEYLLVFERFTGLLESLNFAITELDDKTGLIAATYDKPDASVWDSIWGDDLSELPLESGKYQILIEKLQTGGTSLTWMDGEGETLEPGTMNDLQQALVKVLRKKGVDI; encoded by the coding sequence GTGCAGTATTGGATTCGTAACACTTTGGTGTTGAGTGTCATCGCAGGGCTTTCAGGTTGTAGCGTATTTACAAATGATGCCCATCACGAAAAAAATTATCGTGTTTCAGAGCCGCTAAAAGTTCCAGCGAATCTAACAAAACCATACCAAGATCCTGAATATGCAATGGAGCCTAAGCAGTATCAAAAGGTTTCGGCCCGCGACAGCTTAAAACCACCTGCACAAGCGCTTAATATTGCAAGTGGCAGTTGGGTTGAAGAGGGTGATAAAATTGCGAGGATCTTTTTTGATAAGCCTGATGGTGTTATCGATCTCAAAGCATTTTTATGGCAATCACTACAAGATTTAATTACTGAGTATCAAGCAGCACCTACAGCATCAAATGAAGCAGCAGGTACCCTTGAAACCGATTGGTATGCGTTAACAAAACCAGAAGATGTGTGGTTTTGGCAAACTCAAGATGAAGTCAGCAAACAACGTTTTGCCTTTAATATTGAGCAAAAAGAACATCAGCGTACAGCATCTATGACTGTCACGCTTCTCGATTATCAAAGCAAAAATGAACCCTTAACGGGCGTATTAAAACAACAGCTTGAAGTGGCTGCATTGAATTCGTTTGTGACTCAATACGATTTTAATTATCGCCAGTTTGCGATTAAGCAGCAGCAAGAGCGCGGTTTAATTTCGCTTAATATGGGTTTTGATAATAAAGGTAATGCATCGCTAGTCACAGAACAAGAATACTTATTAGTATTTGAGCGTTTTACCGGTTTGCTTGAAAGTTTGAACTTTGCAATTACTGAGCTTGATGATAAAACTGGGTTAATTGCGGCCACCTACGATAAACCAGACGCCAGCGTTTGGGATTCGATTTGGGGCGATGATTTATCAGAGTTACCGCTTGAAAGTGGCAAATATCAAATCTTAATTGAGAAGTTACAAACAGGTGGTACTAGCTTGACGTGGATGGATGGTGAAGGTGAAACATTAGAGCCAGGAACCATGAACGATTTACAGCAAGCCCTTGTTAAAGTATTACGTAAAAAAGGCGTTGATATTTAA
- a CDS encoding YjiH family protein, with protein MQQEHVEEHNLYHWRTLFAFIVPSLIGIFLFMTPIPLGEVFTIPIAVLAKQVQLLVANHITAIVTGVICFTAISGLLVKIFKPVFITRIGFLNHLFAVSYVWVVTRLVGMVFVVMTFFKIGPAAVYSDSTGHLVLHDLMPVLFSVFILAGLLLPLLLNFGLLELVGTLLTKVMRPLFGVPGRSAVNCVASWLGDGSVGILMTAKQYEEKFFTAKEAAIIGTTFSAVSITFSLVVIGQVKLEHLFAPFYLTVCLAGIVAALIVPRLPPLSWKKHQYIDGTVPDGDNEALPEGKTLFKHGLHVALTKAYNAKGFKGTLDEGLKNAFDMVFAVLPVVMAVGTFALLVAEYTPVFQILGTPFIPFLELLQIPEAEKAAQTIVVGFADMFIPSILAANSIESDVTRFIIAAMSVTQLIYMSEVGALLLGSKIPVNILELFVIFLLRTLITLPVIALMAHWLV; from the coding sequence ATGCAACAAGAACACGTTGAAGAACATAACCTCTATCACTGGCGCACTTTATTTGCGTTTATTGTCCCATCTTTAATTGGTATTTTTCTATTTATGACGCCCATCCCTTTAGGAGAGGTGTTTACCATTCCAATTGCGGTGCTTGCTAAACAAGTCCAATTATTGGTTGCAAACCACATCACTGCAATTGTCACTGGTGTAATTTGTTTCACTGCAATCAGTGGCTTGCTGGTTAAAATTTTTAAACCTGTATTTATTACTCGCATTGGTTTTTTAAATCACCTTTTTGCGGTGAGTTACGTTTGGGTTGTAACGCGCTTAGTTGGTATGGTATTTGTGGTGATGACCTTTTTTAAAATAGGCCCAGCAGCCGTGTACTCAGACAGTACAGGCCATTTGGTATTGCATGATTTGATGCCTGTTTTGTTTTCTGTCTTTATTTTGGCGGGATTATTATTACCACTGTTACTTAACTTTGGTCTACTTGAACTGGTGGGTACCTTATTAACTAAAGTCATGCGCCCGTTGTTTGGCGTGCCTGGTCGTAGTGCGGTCAATTGTGTAGCATCTTGGCTTGGTGATGGCAGTGTCGGTATTTTGATGACGGCAAAACAGTATGAAGAAAAATTCTTTACCGCCAAAGAAGCGGCTATTATTGGAACTACGTTTTCTGCGGTTTCAATCACGTTCAGTTTAGTTGTAATAGGGCAAGTAAAGTTAGAGCATCTATTTGCCCCATTTTATTTAACTGTGTGTTTAGCGGGTATCGTTGCTGCGCTGATTGTGCCGCGTTTACCACCTCTTAGTTGGAAAAAACATCAGTACATTGATGGCACGGTTCCTGATGGTGATAACGAAGCTTTACCAGAAGGTAAAACCCTTTTTAAGCATGGTTTACATGTTGCATTAACTAAGGCCTATAACGCAAAAGGTTTTAAAGGCACTTTAGATGAAGGCTTGAAAAATGCGTTTGATATGGTGTTTGCGGTATTGCCGGTTGTAATGGCTGTAGGGACATTTGCGTTATTAGTTGCTGAATATACACCAGTTTTCCAGATACTTGGCACACCATTTATCCCATTCCTTGAGTTGTTACAAATACCTGAAGCTGAAAAAGCCGCGCAAACAATCGTGGTGGGTTTTGCCGATATGTTCATTCCATCAATTTTGGCTGCCAACTCGATTGAAAGTGATGTAACACGTTTTATTATTGCTGCGATGAGTGTCACTCAATTGATTTACATGTCAGAAGTAGGGGCGTTATTGCTTGGTAGTAAAATTCCGGTCAATATCCTTGAGTTGTTTGTAATCTTTTTGCTGCGCACGTTGATCACTTTGCCGGTTATTGCATTAATGGCTCATTGGTTGGTATAA
- a CDS encoding DUF2897 family protein has protein sequence MQTWQIIGIIVIVVGFIWGNLALLRYSAKFDLTKFNQDPIEKAKASLAEQEKRQNAEKTAKKNEH, from the coding sequence ATGCAAACGTGGCAAATTATCGGCATCATCGTGATTGTGGTTGGATTTATTTGGGGGAATTTAGCATTGTTGCGTTATAGCGCAAAATTTGACCTCACTAAATTTAATCAAGACCCAATCGAAAAAGCAAAAGCGTCGTTAGCGGAACAAGAAAAACGGCAAAATGCAGAAAAAACGGCAAAAAAAAACGAACACTAA
- a CDS encoding ankyrin repeat domain-containing protein, translating to MSNENVLIWPKQYPLLIKGLLEQNGAHILDALEQWPVCQERIDDKGIALTVLPPLFYLLWQKPAEPFQGCCFQHIYEYDDDEQRYIEQVLAHLKSQSMSNEQVTFLLLERLLNYLPIKSQFIQYSQLSLARLCHQLHAYQILQYSLAQGLVLSQDDVMSLWRDEELHALLAPYLKTAVEQTPQLVQILTERLLQGEDYFGLLVALQEDDTDLNLLEQALLAHIKDKSAKQSLCKRFLTQGATGCVADEQGCTAMMWAAERGFVDILVNNLSPTTLKSVDKAGNTLLHYAVLGQSESCIALLLKNGVDYTKKNKAGQTAYQTAVDQGFRLVLRQFEKDFGIKELSAKQQIKRIDIVHLLHALVCWLLPLQLFFFFKPDFDYKVESSFFIVISTLLMLFYAVSLKRCNLYPYIKHPWSLFLLRVMSSISLLGQMLLLFVVVITILT from the coding sequence TTGTCTAATGAAAATGTGCTGATTTGGCCCAAGCAATATCCTTTGTTAATAAAGGGCTTGTTAGAGCAAAATGGCGCGCATATTTTAGATGCTTTAGAGCAATGGCCCGTTTGTCAGGAAAGAATTGACGATAAAGGGATTGCACTAACGGTACTTCCACCTTTATTTTATTTGTTGTGGCAAAAGCCTGCAGAGCCGTTTCAAGGTTGCTGCTTTCAACATATTTATGAGTATGATGATGATGAGCAGCGCTATATAGAACAAGTGCTTGCCCATTTAAAAAGCCAATCTATGTCAAATGAGCAGGTAACATTTTTATTGCTCGAACGGTTGCTCAATTATTTGCCGATAAAAAGCCAGTTTATTCAGTACAGTCAATTAAGCTTGGCACGTTTGTGTCATCAGCTTCATGCGTATCAAATTTTGCAATATTCATTGGCCCAAGGATTAGTATTATCACAAGACGATGTAATGTCTCTTTGGCGTGATGAAGAGTTGCATGCTTTACTCGCTCCTTATTTAAAAACAGCGGTTGAGCAAACCCCACAATTGGTGCAAATTTTAACTGAGCGTTTATTGCAAGGTGAAGATTATTTTGGCTTGCTGGTGGCATTACAAGAAGATGACACTGATTTAAATTTACTCGAACAAGCGCTATTGGCTCATATTAAAGATAAATCAGCAAAACAAAGCTTGTGTAAGCGTTTTTTAACCCAAGGTGCGACGGGTTGTGTTGCTGATGAGCAAGGTTGTACAGCCATGATGTGGGCGGCTGAACGCGGCTTTGTTGATATATTAGTGAATAATTTATCTCCAACAACGCTTAAATCTGTTGATAAAGCGGGCAATACTTTGTTGCATTATGCAGTACTTGGGCAAAGTGAATCATGCATAGCGTTACTGTTAAAAAATGGCGTTGATTACACTAAAAAGAATAAAGCTGGGCAAACAGCCTATCAAACTGCTGTAGATCAGGGTTTTAGGTTAGTATTGCGTCAGTTTGAAAAAGATTTTGGTATTAAGGAGCTCAGTGCAAAGCAACAAATTAAACGTATCGATATTGTACATTTACTGCATGCATTGGTTTGTTGGTTGTTACCATTACAATTGTTTTTCTTTTTTAAACCCGATTTTGATTATAAAGTTGAAAGTTCATTCTTTATTGTGATCAGCACATTATTAATGCTGTTTTATGCTGTTAGTCTTAAGCGATGTAATTTATACCCATATATCAAGCATCCTTGGAGCCTATTTTTATTAAGAGTGATGTCATCTATTAGTTTACTCGGTCAAATGTTACTTCTTTTTGTGGTTGTTATCACAATTTTGACTTAG
- a CDS encoding aminotransferase class V-fold PLP-dependent enzyme — protein sequence MPNNIQLQLDNNQIYLDANATTAVLPQIAEVVSHAMKVCFGNPSSSHITGIKAKHLMEQTRLLAKTVIGAKTGQVLFTSGATEGIQTAIVSALLSQKNHSIKKPVLLYGATEHKAVPNTLKHWNAVLEINAEILAIPVNPDGLLDLTFIAEHVPNALMICTMAVNNETGVFQDLEKLEHAIRNNNSTVAWMVDCVQALGKTSLKLSDTSIDYAPFSGHKLYAPKGIGFLYIRENSAYTPFIAGGGQESGMRSGTENLPGIAGLNCLFNLLLDEQQTVFKSYSQLLAYREQLSQVLQFVFPEIVFNHDFNKSVPTTINFAVKNVSSKEIMDLFDAAGIRVSAGSACSSGASRSYVLDAMSVPNWQSENAIRLSFGPAATQIEIDLACKRISQLKSVLASACLIVSDREPLGDKEVCSLGLSQFRHQGACSWLFVTDEKQAVVIDPVLELMPRLINVIQGQKLELVAVLASHQHPEQESMIELFYQMAQLEPLAAMNHLGWPVGVQSLRLGQYELSAIATPGHISDSVSYLLKNNGVTELCFCGDLILTGGLGRTNLEQGDAGIMYQSIQALSEQVTANTLMCSSHDYSQSFATDWQTQIRTNHLLEQVVNGIITQNDFITQKVKIDETLAQQNEYFCGAVLNVATDPLIEQSLEDAIEMVSDNVAVLIDIRESYEHNASLPQKMFGINASQVINIPLNRISDAIWQGKLSKNQSYVLLCRSGNRSRQACLNLKQLGFEHVFNIKGGMALA from the coding sequence ATGCCAAACAATATTCAATTGCAACTAGATAATAACCAAATTTATTTAGATGCAAATGCGACAACTGCCGTATTACCTCAAATTGCAGAAGTCGTGTCTCATGCGATGAAAGTATGTTTTGGTAATCCTTCTAGTTCACATATTACCGGTATTAAAGCCAAGCATTTGATGGAGCAAACACGGCTATTGGCTAAGACGGTAATAGGTGCAAAAACAGGGCAAGTGCTGTTCACATCGGGTGCAACCGAAGGGATCCAAACCGCGATAGTCTCTGCTTTGTTGAGTCAGAAAAATCATAGCATTAAAAAACCAGTATTACTGTATGGTGCAACAGAGCATAAAGCTGTGCCTAATACGTTAAAGCATTGGAATGCAGTGCTTGAAATTAATGCAGAGATTTTGGCCATTCCTGTTAACCCTGACGGTTTGTTGGATTTAACTTTTATTGCAGAGCATGTGCCAAACGCATTAATGATTTGCACTATGGCTGTGAATAATGAAACTGGGGTTTTTCAAGATTTAGAAAAATTAGAACATGCCATTCGAAATAATAATTCAACAGTTGCTTGGATGGTTGACTGTGTTCAAGCGCTCGGTAAAACCTCATTAAAACTAAGTGATACCAGTATTGATTATGCCCCTTTTTCTGGCCATAAGTTATATGCTCCAAAAGGGATTGGCTTTTTATATATCAGAGAAAACAGCGCTTACACGCCTTTTATTGCCGGGGGTGGGCAAGAAAGTGGTATGCGTTCAGGGACCGAAAACTTACCTGGGATCGCGGGGCTTAATTGTTTATTTAATTTATTACTTGATGAACAACAAACTGTGTTTAAATCTTATTCGCAATTGCTTGCTTATCGAGAGCAATTAAGTCAAGTCCTACAGTTTGTTTTTCCTGAAATTGTATTTAATCATGATTTTAATAAGTCAGTACCCACAACAATAAACTTTGCAGTGAAGAATGTATCTAGCAAAGAGATTATGGACTTATTTGATGCCGCAGGCATCAGGGTCAGTGCGGGTTCGGCCTGCAGTTCTGGAGCTTCTCGCAGTTATGTGCTTGATGCCATGAGCGTGCCAAACTGGCAATCAGAAAATGCAATTCGTTTGTCTTTTGGTCCTGCTGCAACCCAAATAGAAATTGATTTGGCATGTAAGCGTATTTCGCAGCTTAAGTCGGTTTTAGCATCGGCTTGTTTGATTGTTTCTGACCGTGAGCCTCTGGGTGATAAAGAAGTTTGTTCACTTGGTCTTAGCCAATTTAGGCATCAAGGCGCGTGTAGCTGGCTGTTTGTAACCGATGAAAAACAAGCCGTGGTTATTGACCCTGTTTTGGAGCTGATGCCTCGTTTAATTAATGTAATTCAAGGCCAAAAGTTAGAACTAGTTGCTGTGCTGGCCTCTCATCAGCACCCTGAACAAGAATCAATGATAGAGCTGTTTTACCAAATGGCGCAGCTTGAGCCTTTAGCTGCAATGAATCATTTAGGTTGGCCAGTGGGTGTGCAATCATTGAGATTAGGGCAGTACGAATTAAGTGCGATAGCAACACCAGGTCACATATCAGATAGTGTGAGCTATCTACTAAAAAATAATGGGGTTACTGAGTTATGTTTTTGTGGCGATTTAATTTTAACGGGTGGGCTTGGTCGAACTAACTTAGAACAAGGCGATGCTGGAATTATGTATCAATCGATACAAGCATTATCAGAGCAAGTAACAGCGAACACGCTAATGTGCTCATCACATGACTATTCGCAAAGTTTTGCAACTGATTGGCAAACTCAAATACGAACAAATCATCTTTTAGAGCAAGTTGTTAATGGTATCATTACGCAAAATGACTTTATTACGCAAAAAGTAAAAATTGATGAAACCCTAGCGCAGCAAAACGAGTATTTTTGTGGGGCGGTATTGAACGTGGCAACCGATCCTTTGATAGAGCAATCATTAGAGGACGCTATTGAGATGGTGTCGGATAACGTTGCGGTCCTGATTGATATTCGAGAGTCTTATGAACATAATGCTTCGCTTCCACAAAAGATGTTTGGCATTAATGCTTCACAAGTCATTAATATTCCGCTCAATCGTATATCGGATGCGATTTGGCAAGGTAAACTGTCTAAAAACCAATCATATGTATTGTTATGCCGCAGTGGTAATCGTTCAAGGCAAGCATGCCTGAATTTAAAACAGTTAGGCTTTGAGCATGTCTTTAACATTAAAGGTGGAATGGCACTGGCTTAA
- a CDS encoding LacI family DNA-binding transcriptional regulator, which translates to MKVTINDVAKLAGVSMKTVSRVMNNEPSVRKKTYDEVMKAVNELKYQPNLAARSLAGTKSFTVGLVYDNPNAYYVLDMQKGILSRCKDEGYELLIHPCSGKDENMLEELTTMVTRARISGLILTPPLSEREDVIEALDKLEVNYVRVLSGRQTEETQTDCIFVNDRDASFAITEHLIGLGHRNIAFLSGDKEHKSTLERLAGYKEALSSNNINIDDALIIDGHYSFESGVNNAKALLSENKSVTAIFACNDEIAAGALFAARLMTIKIPQQLSIAGFEDNPFSRQTWPKLTTAHQSIETIAQHAAQLLFTKTRGTRNKPKELRKMFTPELVIRDSTGALE; encoded by the coding sequence ATGAAAGTAACGATTAATGACGTCGCAAAACTAGCTGGCGTATCAATGAAAACCGTTTCACGTGTGATGAACAACGAACCATCAGTACGCAAAAAAACCTATGATGAGGTAATGAAAGCGGTTAACGAATTAAAATACCAACCTAACCTTGCTGCACGTAGCTTGGCTGGTACAAAGTCTTTTACTGTTGGCTTAGTGTACGATAATCCAAACGCCTATTATGTCCTTGACATGCAAAAAGGTATTTTATCGCGCTGTAAAGATGAAGGATATGAATTACTTATTCACCCTTGCTCTGGTAAAGATGAAAATATGCTCGAAGAGTTAACTACCATGGTGACTCGTGCTCGTATTTCTGGGCTGATTTTAACGCCTCCACTGTCTGAACGTGAAGATGTTATTGAAGCGCTAGATAAACTCGAGGTGAACTACGTTCGAGTTTTATCTGGTCGCCAAACCGAAGAGACCCAAACTGACTGTATTTTTGTTAATGACCGAGATGCTTCGTTTGCTATCACCGAGCATTTAATTGGACTTGGCCATCGCAATATAGCTTTTTTATCTGGTGATAAAGAACATAAATCAACTCTTGAACGCCTTGCTGGCTATAAAGAGGCATTATCGAGCAATAACATCAACATTGATGATGCCTTAATCATCGATGGTCACTACTCATTTGAGTCTGGTGTTAATAATGCCAAAGCCTTATTAAGCGAGAATAAGTCAGTCACCGCTATTTTTGCCTGTAATGATGAAATTGCGGCTGGTGCCCTTTTCGCGGCACGGCTCATGACAATAAAAATCCCTCAGCAACTTTCGATTGCTGGGTTTGAAGATAACCCCTTCTCTCGCCAAACTTGGCCAAAACTAACGACTGCACATCAATCAATTGAGACGATTGCACAGCACGCAGCTCAGTTATTATTTACCAAAACACGAGGTACACGTAACAAGCCAAAAGAGTTACGCAAAATGTTTACACCTGAACTTGTGATCCGTGATAGCACTGGCGCTTTAGAATAA